In a genomic window of Salmo trutta chromosome 32, fSalTru1.1, whole genome shotgun sequence:
- the LOC115171176 gene encoding uncharacterized protein LOC115171176 has product MFLLIIIFTTFGTLIADDAMSDGNLQCLNDYEKIMVCHFTTDKSTCAEYNMTLKLLGEENMAQIDCTFKEKERSNDVSKCGCSIDPMVFTIREEFNATLWNSGKRLNSKVLCIKCSIKPKTPTVQMVKPTKNGNFLVKWKTNYPDDVPFSNLIAELSYRKKGETDEVSKNDSTTSHELLGRDLEPNTIYALKVRTYTDMSGRFSDWSEELEFTNPASSRKVLQIVIAFSCIAVIIITSALFWCSVRLKAKLWDNIPKCSNQDLLYMVPGVPKVLFPPKIPLSSIHVDSSKMDTEGKAWTNPSIVDGSSGRGSGSELDSSSSLGYAHKCSMSPEPSNVQIISHLQEALSKVFPSLVPLDGNPQSLLLAPPKTDDGTQMNCPESNRDIGVCSSDYNPFHFMSESGGSCGSSCYNNITYSPSVPIQELTTSKTSSFPTQPLLFCNSYYHSGEAEVLKNGHPQLFLGTGQQDLNLSTNCAPLLQTDFSYHPCNGASDDSETTTSAEDTTLIYGSNDSNVSEPHNVISVVPGYQSFSEAVSKDNERGTDAFMDVPLPLKGFQDVDSSEPLIYDVNPCYHSLPDPGCCLPPSDCDYQALQSLGQNSPDQWVSDKLLNKCLMTEIPQSSMGNMPLNVIPNSQGGQCPIPGSPFLTAFCSVQAMQIDNDSSYHCV; this is encoded by the exons ATGTTTCTGTTGATTATTATATTCACAACCTTTGGGACTTTGATAGCTGACGATG CAATGAGTGACGGAAATCTTCAATGCCTCAACGACTATGAGAAAATTATGGTTTGTCATTTTACAACTGACAAGTCTacgtgtgctgaatacaacatgacATTGAAATTATTgggcgaagaaaatat GGCCCAGATTGATTGTACTTTCAAGGAAAAGGAGAGGTCCAATGATGTTTCCAAATGTGGATGCTCCATTGATCCAATGGTCTTTACTATTAGGGAGGAGTTTAATGCAACACTTTGGAATTCTGGGAAGCGCCTAAATTCCAAAGTCCTCTGTATCAAATGCAGCA TAAAACCCAAAACTCCCACCGTCCAAATGGTGAAACCAACAAAAAATGGGAATTTCCTGGTCAAATGGAAGACAAACTACCCTGATGATGTACCGTTTTCTAACTTGATTGCCGAATTGAGCTACAGAAAGAAAGGAGAAACAGATGAG GTGTCCAAAAATGACTCAACAACTTCCCATGAATTACTTGGCAGAGACTTGGAGCCAAACACCATTTATGCTCTGAAGGTCAGAACCTATACTGACATGAGCGGTCGTTTCAGTGACTGGAGTGAAGAGTTGGAATTCACCAACC CTGCATCATCTCGGAAAGTACTCCAGATTGTCATTGCTTTCAGTTGCATTGCTGTTATCATCATCACAAGTGCTTTGTTTTGGTGCAGTGTTAG ACTCAAAGCCAAGTTGTGGGATAATATTCCTAAATGTTCAAACCAAGACCTTTTGTATATGGTTCCAGGAGTACCTAAG GTATTGTTTCCTCCCAAAATACCTTTATCCTCCATCCATGTTGATTCTTCAAAAATGGACACTGAAGGAAAAGCATG GACAAACCCCTCGATAGTAGATGGGAGCAGTGGAAGAGGTAGTGGCTCAGAGCTTGACTCATCATCTTCCTTGGGTTATGCCCACAAATGTTCCATGAGCCCGGAGCCTAGTAATGTGCAAATCATTAGCCATCTTCAAGAGGCCCTGAGCAAAGTCTTTCCCAGCCTTGTTCCTTTGGACGGGAATCCTCAGTCATTGCTTTTAGCCCCTCCTAAGACAGATGATGGTACACAAATGAACTGCCCTGAGTCAAATAGAGACATTGGTGTGTGTTCATCTGACTACAATCCTTTTCATTTCATGAGTGAGTCTGGAGGCTCTTGTGGGTCGTCTTGTTACAACAATATTACCTACTCCCCCTCAGTGCCCATTCAAGAGTTAACAACAAGCAAAACATCCTCATTTCCTACGCAGCCTCTGCTCTTTTGTAACTCCTACTACCATTCTGGGGAGGCTGAAGTGTTGAAAAATGGCCATCCACAGCTATTTCTTGGTACTggtcaacaagaccttaacttgTCCACTAACTGTGCACCCCTCTTGCAAACCGACTTTTCATATCACCCGTGTAATGGCGCCAGTGATGATTCAGAGACTACCACGTCAGCAGAGGACACCACTCTGATCTACGGCTCTAATGACAGCAATGTGTCCGAACCTCACAATGTTATCAGTGTCGTTCCTGGATATCAGAGCTTCAGTGAGGCGGTCAGTAAGGACAATGAGAGAGGAACTGATGCCTTCATGGATGTGCCACTGCCACTTAAGGGTTTCCAGGATGTGGACAGTAGCGAGCCACTGATTTACGATGTGAATCCATGTTACCACAGCCTGCCTGACCCTGGATGCTGCCTCCCCCCGAGTGACTGCGATTATCAGGCTTTACAGAGCCTGGGACAAAATAGCCCAGATCAGTGGGTTTCAGACAAACTGCTGAACAAGTGTTTGATGACTGAGATCCCTCAAAGCTCCATGGGGAACATGCCTCTAAATGTCATACCCAACTCACAAGGAGGACAATGTCCGATACCTGGAAGTCCCTTTCTTACTGCTTTCTGTTCAGTCCAAGCCATGCAAATAGACAATGACAGCTCTTATCATTGTGTGTGA